One Heyndrickxia oleronia genomic window, GCATAGGAACCCATTAAAAAAGCTAGTATATAAGTTATTACTAAAGATGTTAATCCTAAAAATATTGTATTAGGCAATCTATCACCAATTACATCTGAAACCGCCATTTTATAACGCGTAGACTTCCCAAAATCCCCTTGAACAAAATCTGAAATCCAACGAAAATATTGAACATAAATCGGATCATTATACCCTAATTTTTCTCGCATTTGCTCAATATATTCCGGATTTGTATTATTAGGATCTATTTCTCCACTGAAGGAGTCCCCTGGCATTAATTGTGCCAGGGTAAAAACCACAATGGAGATAAGGAGTAACATTGGAATCATGGCCAATATTCTTCTAATGCTATACTTCAACATGTTCATTCTCCTTATCTGCTACAGCTTAAGATAAATAAAATAATTATTGTTCAAGCCACCATTCATGAGGGCTGTTTGTTCCTGATACATCTAAAGTTAAACCATGAAGACGTTTACTAGCTGCATAAACCTCATCAGTTTCACCAATCGGAATCATTGGTAATTCTTCATTGACAAGCTTTTGCCATTCAACATATAGTTGTTTACGTTTTTCTTGATCTGTACCTACAATGCTTACATCTAATGCATCAGCTAACAATTGATCATTCTTTTCGTTAACCCAACGTGGATAGTTCCAAAGTGCAGTAGAAGTCCAAAGACCAGATGGATCTGGGTCTGTACCAGTACTCCAACCTCCGTAGAATACTTCCATTGATTTATCAGCTTTTTCAAGCATATCGTAGTATAGGTTAGAATCGATCATTTTTAATGTTGTTTTTAAGCCAACTGCTTCCCAATATTGAGTAAGTGCTTTTGCACGTGCTTCAAATGTTGGATTATCTGTTGCATAGTGACTGAAGTTAACTACGAATTTCTTACCTTTCGGATCTTCACGGAAACCATCTCCGTCAACATCTTTGTAACCAGCCTTATCTAATAATTCTTCAGCTTTCTTTGGATCATATTCGTATTGATTTGGTAACTCACTATCATCAGCAGCGATCCAGTGTGCAGTTGGTACTGGACGATTTACTGGTTTACCTAAACCAAAGAAGAATGCTTTCGTCCATTCTTCACGATTAATCGCATATGCCATCGCTTGACGAAGTTCTTTATTTTGATATTTATCATAGTTCATTACATTCTTTTTACCATCCCAAGTCCCCATTCTAAAGCCAACATAGAAGTAAGATAAACCTGGTGCTTTTAATATTTCTACATTCTTAAGTTTTTTCACTTCTTCGTAGTTACTTGGATGGAAATTAGTCATATCAAGTTGGTTATTTTTAAGTTCACCAATAACGAGACTTGGATCAATAACTTTTAATACAATCTTTTCGATATGTGGCTT contains:
- the opp4A gene encoding oligopeptide ABC transporter substrate-binding protein gives rise to the protein MKRKSILLLTALMLVMSMFLAACGGKEKTSESTDGKKSASSGPKDGGTMIYALDSAPKGLYNINFYQDTVDAQVLDFIQDGLITYDENLKPVPNIASWETKDNKVFKFTFKKGVKWQNGEELTVDDWIFALETIADKDYDGPRYTNVETIEGAPAYHEGKAKEISGLKKIDDYNIEITFDKARVNNLENVWTYPLSRKEFEGVAVKDMSASPQVRQNPIGTGPFKVTKIVPGESIEFVRNEDYWQGKPHIEKIVLKVIDPSLVIGELKNNQLDMTNFHPSNYEEVKKLKNVEILKAPGLSYFYVGFRMGTWDGKKNVMNYDKYQNKELRQAMAYAINREEWTKAFFFGLGKPVNRPVPTAHWIAADDSELPNQYEYDPKKAEELLDKAGYKDVDGDGFREDPKGKKFVVNFSHYATDNPTFEARAKALTQYWEAVGLKTTLKMIDSNLYYDMLEKADKSMEVFYGGWSTGTDPDPSGLWTSTALWNYPRWVNEKNDQLLADALDVSIVGTDQEKRKQLYVEWQKLVNEELPMIPIGETDEVYAASKRLHGLTLDVSGTNSPHEWWLEQ